The following coding sequences are from one Gossypium raimondii isolate GPD5lz chromosome 4, ASM2569854v1, whole genome shotgun sequence window:
- the LOC128040497 gene encoding serine/threonine-protein phosphatase 7 long form homolog: MENPLSCCFWFMKGARVWNFKLQYRVGTLLIGRADHDDNKKTYGDASSEMKTGLADYDMRMCIAMASLISTKSHISVAVNNADSYQGLRGRVSVLKNTPDAWLMPYLELAGFGSVAQIRYIVLRFDLLSALDERWRPETHTFHFSCGECTVTLEDVALQLGLPIDESPVTGLSAFTDPDALCYQLLGDSPGDGESYFSGLQFTWLKAKYGQLSATATEGELMCAARAYIMHIIGGEIMPDASNDNVHLMYLPLLADLSSVSSYSWGSAVLAVLYRELCRATDLKVRDIGGYLSLLQSWALYRMPFLASVRHQPYVYPLLNRWSARPSIGKSYNVPLYRLMIEQYARDGFIWTPYRTPEITAVVPSSAYVHSYIWCTNAPIINFNMVEWYHGDRVLRQFGFIQPIPDPPCEVGEVHDKNKRGKSMIDWGIKYRKFVALWNDRFRRRPQMVMATDSQPSVEYMQWYYSCGKPYLYGGQSIVIPPHMQRHGGSATAAQHDLDPMAYYSPEPPEPEQEPQPDPKQSGFVGSETIWICRFR, from the exons atggaAAACCCACTCAG TTGCTGTTTCTGGTTCATGAAGGGTGCTCGAGTTTGGAACTTCAAGCTGCAGTATAG GGTAGGTACATTGCTAATCGGACGGGCAGATCATGATGATAACAAGAAGACTTATGGTGATGCCTCTAGTGAGATGAAGACTGGACTAGCAGATTACGACATGAGGATGT gCATCGCAATGGCTTCATTGATTAGCACCAAAAGCCACATATCAGTTGCGGTTAATAACgcg gaCTCGTACCAAGGTTTAAGGGGCCGTGTGAGTGTTTTGAAGAATACTCCGGATGCATGGTTGATGCCGTACTTAGAGCTAGCCGGATTTGGGTCCGTAGCACAGATCCGGTACATCGTCTTGcgctttgatttattatctgcGCTAGATGAGCGGTGGCGCccggagacccacacttttcatttttcgTGCGGGGAGTGCACGGTGACCTTGGAGGATGTAGCGTTGCAGCTTGGGCTCCCAATTGACGAGAGTCCCGTAACGGGATTATCTGCATTTACCGATCCGGATGCACTTTGCTATCAGCTTCTAGGAGACTCACCAGGGGACGGTGAGTCATATTTTTCAGGCTTACAATTTACATGGCTGAAAGCCAAGTATGGACAATTATCAGCGACAGCCACTGAAGGCGAGTTGATGTGCGCTGCTcgagcgtacatcatgcatatcATAGGGGGAGAAATCATGCCTGATGCAAGCAACGACAATGTGCATTTGATGTACTTGCCCCTGTTAGCTGACTTGTCCAGTGTTAGCTCCTATAGCTGGGGCTCAGCCGTGCTAGCAGTCTTGTATCGAGAGCTTTGTCGGGCGACAGATCTGAAAGTTCGCGACATTGGCGGATACCTCTCACTGCTGCAGTCCTGGGCGCTGTATCGGATGCCATTTTTGGCATCGGTTAGACACCAACCATATGTTTATCCACTGCTGAacag gtGGAGTGCTCGTCCGAGTATCGGGAAGTCATACAATGTCCCGCTATACCGCCTCATGATTGAACAGTATGCCCGGGATGGG tttatatggaCGCCATACCGAACGCCAGAAATTACCGCCGTGGTACCCTCGTCTGCGTACGTGCATTCGTACATATGGTGCACTAACgcaccaattataaatttcaacatgGTTGAGTGGTATCACGGGGATcgagtgctacgacagtttggctTCATCCAACCTATCCCGGATCCGCCGTGTGAGGTGGGAGAAGTTCACGACAAGAATAAGAGAGGAAAATCGATGATAGATTGGGGAATTAAGTATCGAAAATTTGTGGCGCTGTGGAACGATCGATTTCGTCGAAGACCTCAGATGGTTATGGCTACCGACTCGCAACCATCAGTAGAGTATATGCAATGGTACTATAGTTGCGGGAAGCCATATTTATACGGAGGCCAGTCGATTGTAATCCCCCCGCACATGCAGCGACATGGGGGATCGGCCACAGCGGCCCAGCATGATCTGGATCCCATGGCATATTATTCTCCGGAACCACCGGAGCCCGAGCAGGAGCCCCAGCCAGATCCGAAACAATCTGGATTTGTCGGTTCCGAAACAATCTGGATTTGTCGGTTCAGATAG